One genomic segment of Mycolicibacterium neworleansense includes these proteins:
- a CDS encoding mycothiol transferase yields MAAADSDAVRELLRDAFTRLIEHVDDLTDGLTEEVSSYRPTPQANSIAWLIWHSARCQDLQLCDIAGIEQVWTRDGWKDRFGLDLPGNDIGYGHSPQDVAKVHAPADLLAGYYLAVHKVTLAYIAGVTAEDLGRIVDTRWDPPVTASARLVSIIDDCAQHLGQAAYLRGIIP; encoded by the coding sequence ATGGCTGCCGCTGATTCCGATGCCGTCCGAGAATTGCTGCGCGACGCATTCACCCGGCTCATCGAGCATGTCGACGACCTCACCGACGGATTGACCGAAGAGGTCTCGAGTTACCGCCCCACCCCGCAGGCCAACAGCATCGCCTGGCTCATCTGGCACAGCGCCCGCTGCCAGGACCTGCAGTTGTGCGACATCGCGGGCATCGAGCAGGTCTGGACCCGCGATGGCTGGAAAGACCGGTTCGGGCTCGACCTGCCCGGCAACGACATCGGATACGGGCACAGCCCACAGGACGTTGCGAAGGTGCATGCCCCGGCCGACCTGCTGGCCGGGTACTACCTGGCGGTGCACAAGGTGACGCTGGCCTACATCGCCGGCGTGACCGCCGAAGACCTCGGCCGCATCGTCGATACGCGGTGGGATCCGCCGGTGACGGCGAGCGCACGGCTGGTCAGCATCATCGACGATTGCGCCCAGCACTTGGGCCAGGCGGCGTATCTGCGCGGCATCATCCCTTGA
- a CDS encoding aldehyde dehydrogenase family protein produces the protein MTATPEVALTGEFTGSGTIYNPATGAVAGQVTWTDAADVPRIAAGLREAQKEWEARGAKGRAKVLARYAVWLGDHRDEIEKLLIAETGKSAMDAAQEVPLLIMILSYYIKVVEEAMAPDTRPAALPIMSIKKIAVHYRPRPVVGIIAPWNYPVANAMMDAIGALAAGCAVLLKPSERTPLTAEVLLRGWLDSGAPEVFALAQGARAVSEAVIDNSDYIQFTGSCATGAKVMERAARRLTPVSLELGGKDPMIVLEDADVELAANAAVWGGMFNAGQTCVSVERVYVLDPVYDQFVAATVKAVENLKMGTGEGYHFGSQIDDSQVAITERHVNEAVAAGAKALTGGKRPEGGGSFFEPTVLVDVDHTMACMTEETFGPTLPIMKVSSVEEAIRLANDSPYGLSASVFSKDVDRAKAIALQLDCGAVNVNDVISNLMCTTAPMGGWKTSGIGARFGGVDGVRKFCKQETVVVPRTSVGAGGSYYNNSEKAIVRMNKLLTKLALARPRRKAK, from the coding sequence ATGACAGCGACGCCAGAGGTAGCTCTGACCGGAGAGTTCACGGGTTCCGGCACCATTTACAACCCCGCAACCGGCGCCGTCGCCGGCCAGGTGACCTGGACCGACGCCGCCGATGTGCCGCGCATCGCGGCCGGGCTGCGGGAAGCTCAGAAGGAGTGGGAGGCCCGCGGCGCCAAAGGGCGTGCCAAGGTGCTGGCCCGCTACGCGGTGTGGCTGGGGGACCACCGCGACGAGATCGAGAAACTCCTGATCGCCGAGACCGGCAAGTCGGCCATGGACGCCGCGCAAGAGGTCCCGCTGCTGATCATGATCCTCTCGTACTACATCAAGGTCGTCGAGGAGGCGATGGCGCCGGATACCCGTCCGGCCGCGCTGCCGATCATGTCGATCAAGAAGATTGCCGTGCATTACCGGCCGCGCCCCGTCGTCGGGATCATCGCGCCGTGGAACTACCCCGTGGCCAACGCCATGATGGACGCCATCGGTGCCCTGGCCGCCGGGTGCGCGGTGCTGCTCAAGCCGTCCGAGCGCACCCCGCTGACCGCCGAGGTGCTGCTGCGCGGCTGGCTGGATTCCGGTGCGCCCGAGGTGTTCGCCCTGGCGCAGGGTGCGCGGGCGGTGTCCGAGGCCGTCATCGACAACTCCGACTACATCCAGTTCACCGGTTCGTGCGCGACGGGCGCCAAGGTGATGGAGCGCGCGGCGCGTCGTCTGACCCCGGTGAGCCTGGAGCTCGGCGGCAAGGACCCGATGATCGTGCTCGAGGACGCCGACGTCGAGCTGGCCGCCAACGCCGCGGTGTGGGGCGGGATGTTCAACGCCGGCCAGACCTGCGTGTCGGTCGAGCGGGTCTATGTGCTCGATCCGGTCTACGACCAGTTCGTCGCCGCCACCGTGAAAGCCGTCGAGAACCTCAAGATGGGCACCGGCGAGGGCTACCACTTCGGCTCCCAGATCGACGACAGCCAGGTCGCGATCACCGAACGGCACGTCAACGAGGCCGTCGCCGCCGGCGCCAAGGCGCTGACCGGTGGCAAGCGCCCCGAAGGCGGGGGCAGCTTCTTCGAGCCCACCGTGCTCGTCGACGTCGATCACACGATGGCCTGCATGACCGAAGAGACCTTCGGGCCGACCCTGCCGATCATGAAGGTGTCCTCGGTCGAAGAAGCCATCCGGCTGGCCAACGACAGCCCCTACGGTCTGAGCGCCTCGGTGTTCTCCAAGGACGTCGACCGGGCCAAGGCCATTGCGCTGCAGCTTGACTGCGGCGCCGTCAACGTCAACGACGTCATCTCCAACCTGATGTGCACCACCGCGCCGATGGGCGGCTGGAAGACCTCGGGCATCGGCGCCCGCTTCGGCGGCGTCGACGGGGTGCGCAAGTTCTGCAAGCAGGAGACCGTGGTGGTGCCGCGCACCAGCGTGGGCGCCGGCGGCAGCTACTACAACAACTCGGAGAAGGCCATCGTTCGGATGAACAAGCTCCTGACCAAGCTGGCATTGGCTC
- a CDS encoding phosphatase PAP2 family protein, translating into MIARWWPPIGFAGMVLLGWAVRGAPLPVDSWFQRLGSDLGSAATALLGVTTPAVLTAALVIGIVVAVRQHRNRLALAMVVSPLVAIAIVRVLKPVFGREKGGALAYPSGHTTFLVVVTGLLVLVAGVGLWSVIVAAGLVLLGMFGLGMTFHYFTDTVGGLLLGTSVVGMVALWACDGRSGTVGSPASELR; encoded by the coding sequence TTGATCGCCCGGTGGTGGCCGCCGATCGGCTTCGCCGGCATGGTGCTGCTCGGCTGGGCCGTCCGCGGGGCGCCGCTCCCGGTCGACAGCTGGTTTCAGCGGCTCGGCAGTGACCTGGGTTCTGCTGCGACGGCCTTGCTGGGGGTCACCACTCCCGCGGTCCTGACGGCCGCATTGGTCATCGGCATCGTCGTCGCCGTGCGGCAGCACCGGAATCGGCTGGCACTCGCGATGGTGGTGAGCCCGCTGGTGGCCATCGCCATCGTGCGGGTCCTCAAGCCCGTCTTCGGCAGGGAGAAAGGCGGCGCGCTGGCCTATCCCAGCGGTCACACCACCTTTCTCGTGGTGGTGACGGGTCTGCTGGTCCTGGTTGCCGGGGTGGGCCTGTGGTCGGTGATCGTCGCGGCCGGCCTCGTCCTGCTGGGCATGTTCGGCCTGGGAATGACTTTTCACTACTTCACCGACACTGTCGGCGGACTGTTGCTGGGCACTTCAGTGGTGGGCATGGTGGCCCTGTGGGCGTGCGACGGGCGATCTGGCACCGTGGGTAGCCCCGCATCTGAGCTTCGCTGA